The following proteins come from a genomic window of Myroides odoratus DSM 2801:
- a CDS encoding purine-nucleoside phosphorylase, whose protein sequence is MWEKVQETVQFIIEKTNFKPEIGIVLGSGLGNLTADIAIEHEISYADIPNFPVSTVQGHKGALIFGTLGGKKIVAMQGRFHYYEGYDIKTTVFPIRVMKYLGVETLIVSNASGGVNPSFKVGDIMIIKDHINAFPDHPLRGHNDERFGPRFVNMNEVYTKSIIEQAKVIAKAKNYDIKEGVYYGLQGPTFETLAEYKMVRVVGGDCVGMSTVPEVIVARHMDMKIFGISVISDMGNEDGIADVNHDEVLKAVQAAEPIARDLINELVSKL, encoded by the coding sequence ATGTGGGAGAAAGTACAAGAAACCGTTCAATTCATCATTGAAAAAACGAATTTTAAACCTGAAATTGGTATCGTTTTAGGTTCTGGATTAGGTAATCTAACGGCGGATATCGCTATTGAGCATGAGATTTCTTATGCAGATATTCCCAATTTTCCAGTATCTACTGTTCAAGGGCACAAAGGTGCTTTAATTTTTGGTACACTAGGAGGAAAAAAGATTGTTGCAATGCAAGGTCGTTTTCACTATTACGAAGGATATGATATTAAAACAACGGTATTTCCTATTCGCGTAATGAAGTATTTAGGTGTAGAAACTTTGATTGTATCAAATGCTTCTGGAGGAGTAAATCCTTCCTTTAAAGTGGGAGATATTATGATTATCAAAGATCACATCAATGCTTTTCCAGATCATCCTTTACGCGGTCACAATGACGAGCGTTTTGGTCCTCGTTTTGTTAACATGAACGAAGTCTATACGAAGAGTATTATCGAGCAAGCGAAAGTAATTGCAAAAGCAAAAAACTATGACATCAAAGAAGGAGTGTACTACGGTTTACAAGGTCCTACTTTCGAAACACTAGCGGAATATAAAATGGTTCGCGTAGTCGGTGGAGATTGCGTAGGGATGTCAACAGTTCCTGAAGTAATTGTAGCCCGTCACATGGATATGAAAATCTTCGGTATTTCTGTGATTTCCGATATGGGTAATGAAGATGGAATTGCCGATGTAAATCACGATGAAGTACTCAAAGCAGTACAAGCAGCAGAACCTATTGCCCGTGATTTAATCAATGAACTAGTTTCTAAGTTATAA